The DNA segment CGGCCGGAACCTGCGGCTCCCTGTGACCCGACGACCCTGCAAGCGGCCTCCTCGTCTGCTGGGGCGGAGCGACGCGGCTGGAGGGCCGCTGGCACCTGTGCTGTGCAGGCCAATGGGGCTCAGAGCCCCCGCTTGGGCTCCTGAAGAGAGAAAGCTGGGAGACCTCGGAACCCAAGACAGAAGCCACAGTGTTCCTGCTTGCCTCAAGTTTTCCCATCAGATTGGAAAAGTGAGCGGCTCAGAGGCCTTGCTCCCTAGGGTGGTAGGGTTCCCTCAGGTCTGTTTCTGCGCTGGAATGGAGGAAGGCCACCCTAGTATTGCTCCCTGAAGGTACCCGAGAACTTCCTGGAGAAGGCAGATGCCAGGAAGGTATCTCCCAAGAGTCTTATTTGACTGCTCCTAGGACTCTTAATGACTGGTGTTCGTCTGGGTACCGCGTCCTCTGATGCTTCAAATCCACTCTGGCTCCAGccctgtgatcctcctgtcctcccttctccttctcacttcctttctctcAATTCCAAAGTCTTTGTTCTACCCTTCCTCATCCTGGTCCTCACCACCTcatgctccccctcctccctcactaacctccctctccccttctcctaaGTCCCTTTCTCATACTATCTTCCCCTCTTCCTAGGCCTCCATCCTTTTCATCTTCCTGGTCCCCTTCTCCCTACACCTCCTTCTTCTTGCTCTCCCCCccatttgtttttttcaattCCTTGGTTAAGGATCCTATCTGTTTCCTACTCTGGTTGTTCTTGGTCTCCATTCTTGGGTGGGTGACCAGAGTGTCACCCTATCTGGCCAGGCTCTCCTTGGTATCCCCTGGTCAGCAGGTCCAAGACCGTGCAGAGACGCCCGGCCATGAGTATCAAGGTGTCCCCGGCCAGGGTGGGAATTCACCTGCCCGCCCCGCTAGCCGCAGCCCCCCCCCTTCCCAGGCTGCCTCGCTCAGTGACGTCAACACCCGGTCCCGCATCTCGACGCCCGCACTCGAGGCCCGAGCTGCGCACGCACGCTCGGCCATGGCTGCGGTAgcgttgctgctgttgctgctggtgTCGCCGGCCGCCTCAGCACCAGCGCGGGACCCCTTCGCCCCGCAGCTCGGTGACACGCAGAGGTGCCAGCAGCGTTGTCACCAGCGCCACTCTGTCCCGACAGCCGTTCAGGTAAGAGACCCCAAACCCAGTCCCTGGAAACGGGGAGTGGCCTGAGTGGCGGACCTtcgggtggggggaggggatacGAGTTTTGGAATGCTAGTGCTGGGGAGTGGGGTCCCTGGAAAGGGGAGGGGCCTGGATGGGGGAACCTTGGGAGGGGGAGAGGTCCGTGTCAGGAGGAGAGATCTGGGATGGGGGTTCCTTAAGTAGGGAAGGGATGCGGGGCCTTTGGATAGGAGCCAGAGAGCCTCTAGAAGAGGTGAGGAGTGTGGATGGAGGCTCTTTTGGAGGGGGAGGAGCTGGGGTGCTTCAATGAGGGTGGcttgaaggggggaggggtgtCTCAGAACTGTCCTTCGGTACAGGAAGGGCTGAATTGACGCCTGGGATGAACGtattgtatgtgcgtgtgtgcgcgtgcgcacacttGTAGAAGGACATGCCAAAGGATGCTGAGACCTGCTCTTAAGAAGCCTAgagctcaccccccccccccgcgcgcgcAATGTGCAAGAATTACTGGGTGCCCCTGCTCTGTTTTCTCTCTACATTCATCTCACTGCCTTTCCTTTTGAGCCAGCTTCGCTCCATCTGTCCCCACCAGCACAAGCTCTCCGCTTCTCTCCGAgaagccctccctccctgccagcTTTCACCGCGAGATTGTGGGGTCCACTCCTCCTTGCACCAGGTCCTCCATAGTTCAGTCTTCTTAGAAAGcaagtttctgtttctcagagacTCCCATAATGATCCTGCCTCCCCTCAACCTCACTTCAGACCCTGGATTTTTAGGAGACCCCAGCCTTCTCTGAGGCCCTTTGCCTGAGTCCTTATCTCCCTTCCCAGCCTGAGTCAGAGAGCCCCTCAGAGTCCCCGAATAACAAGGCCGTCCTTGTCAGTGCTTGTGAGCGTGGCTGTCGACTTTTCTCCATCTGCCGCTTCGTGGCCAGGAGCTCCAGGACCAATGCCACAGAGACAGAATGCAAAGCCGGTGAGTCCTCCAGGGCGGGGTGCTCCTGGGCTTGTGGCAGAGGTGCCCTGGGAAGCAGCCCTGGTGACTCCATTGTTTGGTCCACAGCCTGCACTGAGGCTTATGTGAAAGCAGCAGAGCAACGGGCCTGCAGTAACGGATGCTGGGGCCAGACCCCTGAACCTGAGACCCGTCTGGAGCTGAAGGTGAACCCCCAACAGCTAACCCACTGCAGGGCAGGATCTCTGTTGAGAATTGAGCTTGCTTATCCCAAACCCGTAGTCAGATTCCACCTGTGCTGGTTTCCCAATACGAGTTTTTGACATTTCTGTCTTGGGGCTTTCCCTTCCCAGAAAACAGCTTTGGAACCACCCAGCGGATCTCTGTCCCTGCTGGAATGGTTTTCCATACTCTGCAGTGAACTCATGAGTTCTGCCCAGGGCCTCGTGTCCTCTACCTGGACATACTCCCTTCAGACAGACAACCGGAAGGTGGTGGTGTTCCAGGTGAGGTGGTTGCAACAGGGTAAACCGTCAGTGGCCACCTCGTGGCTTGTGAGGTCCTAATGACATCTCAGGGCAGAGCTCTGCTGCTGGGGATTAGCCCCTGTGCTCCCTGAGTCATCTCACCGTCTTCCCTGTGGAGTAGGGGTTTGCTGTGCTTCTACTGGTTGGGTTACACGACCATCTTAGCCCATCTATAACTGTGTCCTTAGCCTGGGTGTCTTCCTGTTTCTGGAGGTTAGCAGAGGGCTTAAGGCCCATGGGGCAATGCTTCCCGCCTGACACCTAGGAGACCCTTCAACATCTACACAAGGAGTGCTGGCTCAATTGGGTCTCTCTGCAACATCTTGTTCCCTGCTCAGACTCAACCTGTGGTAGAGAGCTTTGCATTCCAAGGGAGCCGTCTTAAGCGAATGGAGGTGACCTGGAAGGGGTCCCACCCCGAGGCCTTGGAGGGGCACATGGGTAAGATTGCAACAGTTTGATGACCAGTCTTTTCGGCTCCACTGACTCCCAGGATCCCTTGCACCTCCACTCCAGCCCTCCACATCCTCCTGCCCAAATACTAGTTTCCCTTTCCCACTTCTAACCAGGTTGGCTTCTTAGCTgaggcggtgggggtggggggggagggctgAGTGCCCCCACCTTCCAGACCCTTTAGGCCCCTTGGACAAAGTGAGGAGGACTAAGACCCGGGTGAAGACCAGCAAGGCCAAGATGGAGTCTGAGGACCAACAAGAGAATGACTTCCTCAGTTGCATGTCCCGGTGGGTACCAGTGGGCCTGGCTGGGCTGGGTGCTGCTGTTTGAGGCTTGTTTGAGGCTCAGACAGCTAAGCGGTGCCTGCCCTTGGGACAGGCGCTCGGGGCTGCCTCGGTGGGTATtgttctcctgcttcttcctctgcatCCTGGTCTTGCTGTGGCTGAGTTGCTGTACCCtggtcaccacacctggccagtCCCTCAAACTCCAAGTGAGTAGTTCATGGTGGATAGGGGCTAGGGGTGGGACAGGAAGCCTGGGGCTGCCTTCTGGGGATTCCTCCTTGCCCTGGTAAGCCAGACAAGGTTTTTTTTGCCCCCTTCCTACAGCCTCTGGTGGCAGAGCAGCATAAGAGTCTCCTGGTAGAGTCATACTGGCCTTTGTTCCCGCCCCCGCCGCCTGCCTATGAGGACAGCCCCCCGCCCTACAAGTTGAAGCTAGATTTGACCACGCTGTAATCCTCGACCTGTTGCCAAGTGGAGGGGGCCTCTCCACAGTCATTTCTCTCTGCACCCTGAAGTCCAAGGTCAGGGTGGGGAACCAGCCTTGGGCCTCATCTGTTCCCCAATCCTATTTCCCTCTCTTCCAGCAAACCCCTAAGTCCCCTTGAAATAGAGTAACCTTAATGGCTGGGAGGGGGAATCTGGCCTCCCCACCCCactgtcttgcttcctctggggcTAGCTTTTGGCTTTTCTCACATGCTCTGGCTATGAATCTGGTCTGtgttgcctttctttttctttctctgtgtcctcactTGGGGGCTGAGGTCGCCGGTTCCCCTCTGCTAAGGCTCTTTCCCTTCATTTATCCCTGGTGACGCAGTCCCCCACAAGGGAGCAGTGGAGACTCCTTGCTGGGAGGGGATGAGAAGGAGTAAACCTTTAAATAAAGTGAATAAAAGATAGGGTGGCTAAGCCTGGTTCAGTCTTTGCCTGCCCTAGGGAAGTGGATTGAGCAAAGGACAAGAGAActttcaccccagcccctcactgtctAGGCTGGTGTTCTACACCAGCCACACTCTGGCCTCTCCCTGAGAGATCGTAGACAGTCTTTCAGTCATTGAATTATACCCCTTACTATATTgtattgcttttttgttgttcttgtttttctggttatgtagtccaagctggcttaCAATTGTGAATATTCCTCCTCAGTCTGAGTGCTTAGATAACTGGGCTGTGCCATTGTGCTTGCTCTCAATGATTTTCAGGAATATGTCCTCGGCAGTGTGAACTGTGTGCACGGGCAGGAATGTGTCCTCGGCAGTGTGAActgtgtgcacaggcaggagtgTGTCCTCGGCAGTGTGAACTGTGTGCACGGGCAGGAGTGTGTCCTTGCAGCGTGAActgtgtgcacaggcaggaaTGTGTCCCCGGCAGTGTGAACTGTGTGCACGGGCAGGAGAGTGTCCTCGCGGAGTGAActgtgtgcacaggcaggagtgTGTCCTCGGCAGTGTGAACTGTGTGTACAGGCAGGAGAGTGTCCTCGCGGAGTGAActgtgtgcacaggcaggagtgTGTCCTCGGCAGTGTGAACTATGTGCACGGGCAGGAGTGTGTTCTCGCGGAGTGAACTGTGTGCACGGGCAGGAGTGTGTCCTCGGCAGTGTGAActgtgtgcacaggcaggagtgTGTCCTCGGCAGTGTGAActgtgtgcacaggcaggagagggcCACACTGCAGGAATACTGGACTGGGGATCAAAACACCTGGTCACTCCATAGCACTAGGAAACAATGATTCTCCTTACCAGCTGCTACTGTAACCAGTTAGCCCAGTTCTAGTCTTCCAGCTTCTCTCACCAAAGGGACCACTATGTGCCCTCCATTCTTCCAGGGATCTTTGCCTCTTTCCATTCCCATGCTTCTTCCCTAGTCTCCTGAGCTTAATTGGTTTCCATGACAACTCCAGATCCTCTTGCTCTTACATTATGGTCCTCTCCaacttctctttattcttttctggTAAAGAATAAGTTCGATTAATCATGGATGTCTCCTGTATTGTCAAACAGCACCCCCAAATCCAGCAAGGTTCCCATGATCTAATCTAGGATTATCTCCATTCAGCTCTATGGAGAAGAGACATCAACGCTGGCTCACTGTAACCTGGCCAGAAAATGACAGAtccttgtctctgtctgtctctctgtaacccaggctggcttggaatccttgaacctcctgcctcagcctcctcagtgctgagatgatGGGTTTCTTCCCGTCCATCCACCCTTTTTTACTAAGGCAGGGTCTCGTGGGGCCCAGGTGCTTTCTAATTGAAGTATATGAAATTGACtttgaactcttaatcctccttcctccacctcccaagtgctgggatgacacgCATGGCCACCATTCCTgatttatgcagtgctgggtACAGGCTTCGCATGTGTGCTGGACAGGTGCGTTACCAACAGTGCTGGCCCCAGCCCCTGATCGAGTTTGAAGCTTGTGTTACTTTGAGTCTCTCTTCAACCATTTTAGTGCTCTGATTGTGGCTGCCATGTCCTAAGCACAATAACTCAGGTCACAGGATTCGTCACACCTCAGGGACACCTAGGGTGTGTCAGAAAGGCCTCGGGGCAGCCCACTGGTTCCCACTAGAATGTCAGGAGAGAAAAGACTGTTTGACTACTTGACAGACATTTAACTTTGATGCAGCCCTttaagcctcagttttcccagtTGTCCCCAAGGTTCTGTTCTTTGCCATCTGGTGTGGCATGTAGATCAGGTGGCATTAGGTGTCTGACTGACTCATGGCAAGCTGCAGGAACACCCATGTGTTTAGGTAGCGGGGGTTGCCATGGGAACCAGCATCTTAGTTCCCTGGCAACAGAGCAGCCTGGGGGTAACTCTGTTGCCAGGGCTAAGTAGGAAGGAGCCAGGCTTTTCTTTACAGCAGATAAACAACATGGACACACTGGACACTATGAGGGAAGGATGGGGACTCATGGCCTCCTGGAGGGAAGAGGGCAAAGGTCAGATTCCCACACTAAAGTTGCCTCTTGGTCCCCACAAAGGCTGTTCCCTGTACACTCCTGACCAGCTCTTTGGTCTGAAGGAATCTCCCAAGTCTTCCAACTCTGGCCCAAAACCTGTGTCAGAATGTCTCCACTATAGTTCTGATCATGTTGACAACTAAGCAGTTGCTTGTTCACTTCTGtgatgattggtttaataaatggTCCCCCTGCCAGATGCGACACGCTGGGCGTCTCAGTCGCAGCTGtgtcccacacactgagaaagccGTTCTCAATACATCTTTGTCGACACTCTCTTTGCTccaccctcccccacttcccactGAACCACTGTGGCCCCTTTACTTTCCCTTGAGTCTTTTCTGGCTCTTAGGACCTTCTACGTCATGTCCACCTGGAATGTGTTGGAACATCCTGGCCTTCTCGACAATGATCCCAAAATATCCAAATGTTCTGGAACATTCTAGAATGTTGTCTTTTACTTTTGCTAAAGCAGGGGGTGGCATCATGTCTTTAGGGTGAAGCACCTGCTGCCACTTCTGTGCAGTTATCATCATCTGGAGTGGCCTTTGTCACTGACCAGTATGCATGCTATGGATTTATGTTTTCCAGTAGAACGTATTTCCCAAATATTCTGGAGCTTGAGGGCAGGGTTTCAATCTGATGTGAGCGTATTTAAATTCTCAACAGTAGCTGTAGCCTCCATCTTAGAGACAGATAAAAAAGTAGACatctcctgaggaatgacaccctaGCTGACTCCTgtcatccacacacatgcaaaaacatgAACATTTCTCGTGAACACACAATAAAGAAGTAAAACAATGCAAAGT comes from the Microtus pennsylvanicus isolate mMicPen1 chromosome 9, mMicPen1.hap1, whole genome shotgun sequence genome and includes:
- the Tmem59l gene encoding transmembrane protein 59-like isoform X3, whose translation is MGLRAPAWAPEERKLGDLGTQDRSHSVPACLKFSHQIGKAASLSDVNTRSRISTPALEARAAHARSAMAAVALLLLLLVSPAASAPARDPFAPQLGDTQRCQQRCHQRHSVPTAVQPESESPSESPNNKAVLVSACERGCRLFSICRFVARSSRTNATETECKAACTEAYVKAAEQRACSNGCWGQTPEPETRLELKKTALEPPSGSLSLLEWFSILCSELMSSAQGLVSSTWTYSLQTDNRKVVVFQTQPVVESFAFQGSRLKRMEVTWKGSHPEALEGHMDPLGPLDKVRRTKTRVKTSKAKMESEDQQENDFLSCMSRRSGLPRWVLFSCFFLCILVLLWLSCCTLVTTPGQSLKLQPLVAEQHKSLLVESYWPLFPPPPPAYEDSPPPYKLKLDLTTL
- the Tmem59l gene encoding transmembrane protein 59-like isoform X1; protein product: MAAVALLLLLLVSPAASAPARDPFAPQLGDTQRCQQRCHQRHSVPTAVQETPAFSEALCLSPYLPSQPESESPSESPNNKAVLVSACERGCRLFSICRFVARSSRTNATETECKAACTEAYVKAAEQRACSNGCWGQTPEPETRLELKKTALEPPSGSLSLLEWFSILCSELMSSAQGLVSSTWTYSLQTDNRKVVVFQTQPVVESFAFQGSRLKRMEVTWKGSHPEALEGHMDPLGPLDKVRRTKTRVKTSKAKMESEDQQENDFLSCMSRRSGLPRWVLFSCFFLCILVLLWLSCCTLVTTPGQSLKLQPLVAEQHKSLLVESYWPLFPPPPPAYEDSPPPYKLKLDLTTL
- the Tmem59l gene encoding transmembrane protein 59-like isoform X2, with amino-acid sequence MAAVALLLLLLVSPAASAPARDPFAPQLGDTQRCQQRCHQRHSVPTAVQPESESPSESPNNKAVLVSACERGCRLFSICRFVARSSRTNATETECKAACTEAYVKAAEQRACSNGCWGQTPEPETRLELKKTALEPPSGSLSLLEWFSILCSELMSSAQGLVSSTWTYSLQTDNRKVVVFQTQPVVESFAFQGSRLKRMEVTWKGSHPEALEGHMDPLGPLDKVRRTKTRVKTSKAKMESEDQQENDFLSCMSRRSGLPRWVLFSCFFLCILVLLWLSCCTLVTTPGQSLKLQPLVAEQHKSLLVESYWPLFPPPPPAYEDSPPPYKLKLDLTTL